The Pseudarthrobacter defluvii DNA window GCTCCTGCAGGTAGGGGTGCTGATGTCCGTCATCTGTGCTGCGGTCATTGCCTTCGCCATCAGCTACCTGTTCTTCCAGAAGCAGCGCGATGCCGCCGCCGCCGCCCTGCAGCACCGCTTCTCCGGGAAAGCCAAGCCCCTGCGCTCTGCCGGCGAGGTCCAGGACGCCAACGCCGAGGACGCCCTGCTGGACGCCAACCCGGACGTCACCATCAACAATGCCAAGGGCAGCAAGAACAGCTAGAACCCGTGGCTGAGGACCAGTCCCAGTGAGAACAGCACGCTGTAGCCGAGGTTGATCAGGCCGGTCTGCTTCAGGACCGGGATGAGGCTTTTGCGCTTGCGCCCGTTGATCATCAGCCAGGCTGGCATCAGGCAGGCGGGAATGAGCAGCAGCACGATCAGGATCCACGGCCGGGCCGGCGCCAGGATCACCACCAGCAGGATGGCGACGGCGAGCATCAGGACATAGCTTTCCCGCGCATGCTTGTCGCCCAGCCTTACGGCCAGGGTCTTCTTGCCGGCCTGCATGTCCGTGGGAATGTCCCTGACGTTGTTTGCCATGAGCAGCGCGGTGGCAATCAGGCCGGTGCCGATGGCGCCGATGACCGAGGACAGGTTGATGTGCCCGGCCTGGGTGTAGGTGGTGCCCAGGGTGGCCACCAGCCCGAAGAAAACGAACACGAAAAGATCGCCCAGGCCCATGTAGCCGTAGGGGTTCTTGCCGCCGGTGTAGCCCCACGCGGCCATGACGCAGCCCAGGCCCACCAGGATCAGCCACCAGGCCTGGGTGAGGAACACCAGGACCAGGCCGAACACCATGGCCAGGGCGAACGTTCCGAACGCCGCCCACTTCACATGCTCGGGCTTGGCTGCGCCCGACCCCACCAGCCGCAGCGGACCCACCCGGTCATCATCCGTGCCGCGGATGCCGTCCGAATAGTCGTTCGCGAAGTTCACGCCCACCTGGAGCAGGAGTGCCACCAGTGCGGCGAGGATGGCGTTGGGCAGCAGGAACGAGTCCATCTCGTAGGCGGCGGCAGAGCCGATCAGCACCGGAGCGATCGCTGCCGGCAGCGTCCGGAGTCGGGCGCCTTGGATCCATTGGGCGGCTGTGGCCACGGTTAGTACCTCGTGTTGTTTCGGTAAGACGGCAGGATGGAACGTGCGCACCCGCCGCGCTGGTGCAGGTCCAACTCTACTTTCCCGCGTGCAGGGCGCTGAGTTCAGCGGTCATGGCGAGCCGGTCCGGTTTGCCGTTGGGCAGCATCCGCAGGGCCGGTGCGGTGAGGACGGTCTTGGGCGCCAGGACCCCCAGCTGCCGCTGCCACTGGCTTTGGAGTACGACGGCGGGATCCCCGGGCTCCTGCCCCGCGGCACCGTCGGGGGCAAGGGCCACGTAGGCGGCCACTGCCTGGCCCCACTCGGCGGACGGGACGCCTGCCACAAAAGCCGCGGCGACGGCGTCGGACTTCTCCAGCTGCTCCTGCACATGGCCTGCGGAAACCTTGACCCCGCCGGTGATGATCACGTCGTCGGCACGGCCCAGCACGGTGAGCCGGCCGTCGTCGTCGATGGAGCCCAGGTCGCTGGTGCGGTACCAGCGCACCCCGTCCTCCTCAAAGAACGTCCCGGTTTCCTCGTCCGGGGCCTCGATGTACCCGGCAGCCACAGTGTCCCCGCCCAGCAGGATCCGGCCGTCCTCCGCCACCCGCACCGAGACGCCTTCCAGGGGGTACCCGTCGTACACGCAGCCGCCGGACGTCTCCGCGGACCCGTACGTGGTGACCACCCGTACTCCGGCGTCGCGGGCAGCCGCCAGCAGGGCCGGCGGCGCAGGGGCGCCACCCAGGAGGACGGCGTTGAACCGGCGCAGCACGGCCAGCGTGTCCGGCGAGGGATCGTCCAGGAGCCGCTGGAGCTGCGTGGGAACCAGGGACGTGAAGCGGATCTTGTCCGTCAGTTCCAGCGCCGCGGCGGTAAAGGCCTCCGGGGTGAAGCCGCCGGACATGTCCATGACCCAGGGCCGGGTGCCGGCGAACAGGGACCGCACCAGCACCTGGATACCGGCAACGAACTGCACGGGCAGTGCCAGCAGCCACTGCCCCTCGCCCTTGAGCCGCAGGGCGGTGGCCATGGAGGAAGCCGCCAGGGATTCCACGGTCAGCAGGGTTGCCTTGGGGGTGCCGGTGGAGCCGGAGGTGCGGACTACGGCCACGGCGTCGTCGCAGCCGGGGGTTTCCACGTGGCCCACAACGAGTGCGCCGTCCGGCCCAATGGACAGTTCGACGGCGGGGCCCTCGCCGTGGAGGGCGGCCGCGAGGGCTTTCAGGGCGGGTTCGATGTTCAGGGGGCCTCGTTGGGCCGGGGTGGGGGAAGCTTCGCTGTTCATAGCCGTCCTGCCTTAGAAGTAGTGCGGGAAGCGTGACCAGTCGGGGTCGCGTTTTTGCAGGAACGCCTCCTTGCCCTCCACAGCCTCGTCCGTCATGTAGGCCAGGCGGGTGGCTTCGCCGGCGAAAACCTGCTGCCCCGCCAGGCCGTCGTCGGCAAGGTTGAAGGCGAACTTCAGCATGCGGATGGCCTGCGGGGACTGCCGGGCGATGTCCGCGGCGTACTCCAGGGCCACCTCCTCCAGCCGCCCGTGGTCAACGGCCTCATTCACGGCGCCCATGCGGACCATGTCCTCTGCGGAATATTCGCGCGCCAGGAAGAAAATCTCGCGGGCGGTCTTTTGCCCCACCTGCCGGGCCAGCAGCGCGGAGCCGTAGCCGGCGTCGAAACTTCCCACCGTGGCGTCCGTCTGCTTGAACCTGCCGTGCTGCCGGGACGCGATGGTGAGGTCCGCAACCACGTGCAGCGAGTGCCCGCCGCCGGCTGCCCAGCCGTTGACCACGGCGATGACCACCTTGGGCATGGTGCGCATGAGGCGCTGGACTTCCAGGATGTGCAGCCGGCCCGCGCGGGCGGGGTCGATGGTTTCCTGGGTCTCACCGTCGGCTGTGTTTTGTACTACGTACCGGTAGCCGTCCCTGCCCCTGATCCGCTGGTCCCCGCCGGAGCAGAAGGAGTGGCCGCCGTCCTTGGGGGAGGGGCCGTTGCCGGTGAGCAGGACCGTGGCGACGTCGGGGGTCATCCGGGCGTGGTCCATGGCGCGGTAAAGCTCGTCCACGGTCCCGGGCCGGAAGGCGTTGCGGACCTCCGGGCGGTTGAAGGCGATCCGGACGGTGGGCAGGTCACGCACCCAGCCGCCGTCGGAATCCCGCTCCACCTGCCGGTGGTAGGTCATGTCCTGGAAGTCCTCGAAACCGGAGACCACCCGCCAGCGCGTGGGATCGAAGACATCGGACACCGGGGCGGGGATCTGGTTGCTCACCGTCCAAGTCTAGTAATCGTGCTTAGCTGATGCAGAACTCGTTGCCCTCGGGGTCCGCCATGGTGTGCCAGGAATGCGGGCCCTGCCGCGCCGACCAGAGGAAGGACGCGCCGCGGGCCTCAAGTTCGCGCCGCACCTCGTCCTTGTCCCGGCCGTCCAGCCTGACGTCCCAGTGCACCCGGTTCTTCACCGTTTTCCCCTCGGGCGCGGTCTGGAACAGGATGCGCCGCTCCGGGGCCTTGGAGTCGATTTCCTCGGGCGGCCGGATGGCCGCGCCGTCCTTCCACACCAGGTTGCCGCGGTGCGTCACGGTCTGGTTTTCGGTGGCGTAGCCCTGCTCGACCATGGACCGGATGAAGCCCTCATCCTGCGGCTCCACCGCCCACTGCAGGGTTTCGGCCCACCAGTCGGCGAGCTCATGCGGCCTGGCGGAATCAACGACGATCTGGATATTCAGTCCCATCCGTCCACGGTAAAGGCGGGCGTGGCCTGGGGGAAGATCCAGACGGGCGATTAGGCCTGCACGTTCTGCATTTGCTCGAACAGCTCCGGCGGGATGGCGTAGACCAGGATCACGGCCAGCAGGTTTTTCGCGGCATGCACAAAGTAGGAGAACATGACGTTTCTCCCCGTCCACATGTAGACGAACACCAGCGTGGCGCCCATCGCCAGGTAGGGGAGCAGCGCCGTCAGGGTGATGGCTTCCTGCCCCACGATGTGCAGCGCCGCGAACAGCACGACGGACAATGCACAGCAGAGCCAGATGTTCACCCGCCTGGCCAGCTTGCCGATCAGCAGGTGCCGGAAAATGTACTCCTCCACAAAGGGGCCCACCACCACCAGCAGCGGCACCATGAGCCAGGCGGGGACCTGCTGCATGAGAGCCTGCAGCCCGGCCTGGTTCTCGGAAGTCTGCACCTGTCCATTCGCGGCCACCACCACAGCGGTGAGAATCATCATGGCGATCACGGCCGCCGGCACCATCAGCAGGGTGAACCAGGGCCGGGTTGCCAGGACTTTGAGGTCCCGGACCACCACCTTCCGGGCCGCCAGGAGCGCCAGTATCCCCACCGAGGCATAAAACAGCAGGTTCACGGCATAGGAAGCTGCCGCGGGGGAGGGGGCTATCTGCCGAAGCAGCGGCGCCACCAGATCGCCGGCGGCCGCGAAGAAGCCCGCGATGGCCACGTAGAGGCACAGCGTTGCCACGTCCATGGGGGAGAAGCGGTACAGCTGCGGCTGCGGAGCGGGCGGTAAGCGGTGGGCTGTTGCCATGCGTCCAGCCTATCGCCGGGCTCCGCCGTGTAGTGCGCGTCACGTACCACTCCGGGCCGTCTTGTAAGATGGTCAGGTCGCGTGAAGCTTCGGCAGTTCGCTGGTTCGCCCTCACATTCGCTGGCTATACGGCCGGAAGACCGAATTTTGTGAGCTCGATCATATGAAGACCGGATGCGGCCAACCCCCAACCCACAAGGAACAGTTGTGCCTCAAAGTACCCCCACAGACCTAAAGAACAGCACGGCGCCATCCTCCGCCGTCGACCCCTCCCTCAGTGCCGAGGGCTACAGCAAGACCCTGGGCCGCCGCCACGTCACCATGATCGCCATGGGCGGCGCCATCGGCGTGGGCCTCTTCATGGGCGCGGGCGGCCGCCTTGCCTCCACCGGCCCGGCCCTGATCTTCTCCTACGCCATCGCCGGCGTCATCGCCTATCTCCTCATGCGGGCCCTGGGCGAGCTCATCATGTACCGGCAGACCTCCGGCTCGTTCGTCAGCTATGCCGGCGAGATGTTCGGCAAAAAGGGCGCCTTCCTCTCCGGCTGGATGTACTTCATCAACTGGGCCATGACCGGCATCGCAGAGCTCATCGCCATCGGCCTGTACTTCCAGTTCTTCTTCCCCAACGTCCCCGTGGAACTGTCCGCCATCGCCGCGCTGGTGCTGCTGGTGGCCGTGAACCTCTTCAGCGTCAAGGCCTTCGGCGAGTTCGAATTCTGGGCCTCCTGCCTCAAGGTCGCCGCCATCATCATCTTCCTGGCCGTGGGCACCTTCATGGTGGTTACCAACGCCAAGGTGGGCGCCGGCAACGCGTCCGTCAACAACCTCTTCGCGGCCGACGGCGGCATGTTCCCCAAGGGCGCCCTGGTGATGATCCTGGTCCTGAACGCCGTGATCTTCGCCTACAACGCCATCGAACTGGTGGGCATCACGGCCGGTGAGATGCAGAACCCGGAACGCGAAGTGCCCAAGGCGATCCGCGCCGTCGTGGTCCGCATCGTGGTGTTCTACGTTGGATCCGTTACCCTGCTGGCCATGCTCCTGCCCTCCGACCAGTACAAGGCAGGCACCTCCCCGTTCGTCACGGTCTTCGGCCAGATGGGCCTGGGCTGGATGGGCGACGTGATGAACATGATCGTCATCACCGCCGCGCTGTCCTCCTGCAACTCGGGCCTGTACTCCATCGGCCGGATCTTCCGCACCATGGCCAACAACGGCCACGCCCCGCAGTGGCTCACCAGGATGTCCACCCGCCACGTGCCCTACGCGGCGATCCTGGCCATCGGCGCCGTCTACCTCGTGGGCATCCTCCTCAACATCTGGCTGGGCGGCTCACACGCGTTCGACCTTGCCCTGAACACCGCCTCCATCGGCGTCATCTTCACCTGGGGCTCCATCTTCGCCAGCCAGATCGCGCTGCGGAAGAAGAAAGGCAACGTCTCCAGCCTGCCCATGCCGGGCTCGCCGTGGACCAGCTGGGCCGGCCTCATCGCCCTGTTCGCCATCACCGTGCTCATCGGTTTCGACACCATGACCAGCAAGGACGGCGAGGTGTTCTACCTGGGCCTGTGGACCCTGGCCACCATCCCGTTCTTTGCCGTGGTGCTCTGGCTGGGCTGGCAGAAGGTCAAGAACAACCAGCCCAAGAGCCAGCTCTTCAGCTGACTTTCCCGGCTTCCTGAACAACGTTCGACGGCGGGTCGCCCTTCAGTGGGCAGGCCCGCCGTCGGCGTTTACCCGGGGGGCTCATGCCGCCCAGTTCCTAAGCCGCCCAATTCCTAAGGTGCCGTTCCGTCCTTCAGGTGCAGTGCGAAGAAGTCCTCAATCCGCTGCCAGGCCTCCGCTGCGGACTCCGGGTCCGGGCCCACGCCCATGACCCGCATCAGCGGCCGGAGCAGTACCGGGCCCAGTTCCTCATCGTTGAGGAAGGCGTGGCCCGCGCCAGGGTGCTCCTTCACGGCGTGCTCGATGCCCAGCTGGTCCAGGGCTGACTCGAGCCGGGCCGCCGCTCCCTTCAGCGATCTGTCTGCCCCGCCGTAGCTGGCCACGATGGGGCAGGAGCCACGCAGCGCGTCCACCAGGTCCTGCTGCCCCTTGCCGGGGAGCCGTCCGTAGTTGACGGAGGCGGCGTCGAACCCGTCCCGCGCGGTCAGCAGGGCGAACCCCCCGCCCATGCAGAAGCCGATCACCCCGGTCCTGCCGGTGCTGAGATCGGACTCCGCGAGCCAGGTGCGGGCGGTGGCGATGTCGATAAAGGGCCTCCCGGTCCGGGCTGCCATGGCGCGCATGGTTCCCACCAGGCAGCGCCGCCGCCCGCCGTCGCTGAACAAGTCCAGCGCCAGGGTGAGGTAACCCGCCCGGGCCAGCCGGTCCGCGTGCCGGCGGGTCTGGTCATCCAGGCCGAAGACTTCGTGGATCATGACCACGCCGGGAAAAGGGCCCTGCCCTTCCGGCACGGCAAGGTAACCGTGCAGGGAGCGGGATCCGCCGGCGGCTGTGCTCGCCGCACTCAGGTCTACGTAGGTCATGGCCCAAGGCTAGCCGCCCTCATCGGGCAGGCGCAGCGGTTTGCCTCCAGCGATTTCGACGGCGGGAGGCGGGCTGGTGCCCCGCGCCGCGCGGGGGCAGACTGGGCCTGTGAACCAACCGTGGGTGCTCCATGTGGACCTGGACCAGTTCATCGCTGCCGTTGAGGTACTCCGCCGCCCGGAGCTCGCGGGAAAGCCGGTCATTGTCGGTGGCCGCGGTGATCCCACAGAGCGTGCCGTCGTCTCCACGGCATCCTACGAGGCCAGGGCCTACGGGGTGGGCTCGGGCATGCCGCTCCGGATCGCCGCTCGGAAAGTGCCGGAGGCAGTCATCCTCCCTGTGGACCACGAGGCCTACCTTGAGGCATCCGAGAAGGTCATGGCGGTCCTGCACTCGCAGCCCGGACCTACGTCCCGGAAGACGGCCGTCCAGGTGCTCGGCTGGGACGAGGCGTTCGTCGGCGTTGAAACGGCTGATCCCGAAGCGTTCGCCCGGCAACTGCAGGAGGCCGTCCTGGCGGAAACCCGCCTGCACTGCAGCATCGGAATTGGTGACACATTGCTGCGCGCCAAGGTTGCCACGTCCTTCGGTAAGCCTGCCGGGGTCTTCAGGCTCACGGAAGGCAATTGGCTGGAGGTGATGGGGGACCGGCCAACGGTCGAGCTGTGGGGTGTGGGAAGCAAAATCTCGCGTCGTCTGGCCACCCTGGGGATCAAGACTGTTGCCGAACTCGCAGCGGCGGACCCCAATGACCTGGTCCCGGAGTTCGGGCCAAGAATGGGCCCCTGGTACGCGCAGCTGGGACGGGGCGACGGCTCCCGGGTGGTGGATGAAACGCCCTGGGTGGCGCGCGGGCACAGCCGCGAGACCACCTTCCAGCGCGACCTGACAGACCCTGAACAGGTGGGCGAGGCCGTGAGGGAGCTGGCGGCGCGGGTTTTGGAGGATGTAGCAGCAGAGGGACGGCCGGTGATTGGCCTCACGCTGAAGGTGCGGTACGCCCCGTTCACCACCAAGACCTACGCTCGGAAGATTCCCGAGACTCCGGATCCCGCAGAGGTGCTGGCCCGGACCCTTGACCTCGTGGCGAAGATCGAGCCGGGGCGTCCCATCCGGCTGCTGGGCCTGCGGGCCGAAATGACGATGCCGGTGGATTCGCGGCAGGGCCATACTCCCACCCGCAGCGGCTGGTGAGCGCCGTCGAGTGCTCCCCACTGGTTCCCTAACCTCGCACGCTCGGCCAGTGAACCCGCCCATTGCTGAGTACCTGTCGTTTTGGCGCTTCAGAACGGCAGGTACTCAGCAGTCGATGGTGGGGACAGCGAAACGGCGGCAGATCCAGGGGATCCGCCGCCGTTTTGGGCTGGTCCAGCACGCCGTTCGCTGCGGCCGCACCAGCAAGGACTAGTTGCGCTTGAACTCGTCCTTGACGCTTTCGCCCACCTTCTTGGCGTCTGCCTTGACCTGGTCGGCCTGGCCTTCTGCCTTGAGGCGGTCGTTGTCGGTCGCGTTGCCTGCAGCTTCCTTGGCCTTGCCGCCAAGGTCCTCTGCCGCGTTACTGATCTTGTCTCCGAGGCCCATGGTTCCGGCCTCCTTTCGTTTCAGTCGATCAACCGCGCCCTTTCACGATAAGCAAAGCTTGCTTGCTATTTCAAGTCCCCCGCCGCTGATGCTGCCCCCTGTCGTGCCCCGCGGTTAGGCTCAGGCTCATGGATAAAACACATGGCAAAGCGGGTGCCAAGGTGGCGCCGCCCCGGCTCTCCGCGGTGGAGCTGCAGGATCTTGAGGACCTGCCGGACCCCGTGTTCCGCCGCGGGGACCGGTATGAGAATGTGCAGTTCAGCCGTGCTGCCGTGGACGGCCTCGACCTGGGAGGTGCCGTATTCACTGAGTGCCGGTTCGACGCTTCGTCTTTCCATGAGGCCCAGCTCCGCGGCGCATCGTTCCGCGACTGCATTCTGGCGGAGGCCTACGCGCCGGTCTTCCTGGGTGCCCGCAGCGCTTGGCGCGAGGTGGAGTTCCGGAATCCGCGCCTGGGTTCGGCCGAACTGTACGAAACGGGCTGGCAGTCCGTCCGGATCGAAGGCGGCAAGGTGGACTTCCTCAACCTGCGCGGCGCCAAGCTCAGTGACGTGCTGATCAGTGGCTGCATCATCAATGAGCTGGACCTCGGCGCTGCCAGCGCAACCAGGGTGAAGCTGGAGGACTGCACGGTGGGATCGCTGGACCTGACCGGGGCCAAGCTGAAGGATTTTGACGTGCGGAGCACCGAATTCCGGAAGATCAGCGGGCTCGGCAACTTGTCCGGCCTGGTGATCGACGAGCATCAGCTCAGCCTCCTGGCGCCGCTGATCGCGGCGCACCTGGGGGTGAAGGTGCTGTAACCGGATGCGCGCCGTGGGCCCGCCGTGTACCATTTACAGAACGAACGGTCGGTAAGTGGCATGGTCTGCTGCGCCGCCCGCCGATGACAGAGCTGTTTATCGCGTGAAGGGTGTTTCCATGGCTGCAACCGCAGGTCCGCAGGCTTTCCTTGTTGGCGGAGTCCGAACGCCCGTGGGGCGGTACGGGGGAGCCTTGTCCTCCGTGCGGCCGGACGATCTTGCGGCCCTGGTGCTCCGCGAAGCGGTGCACGGCGCCGGCCTGGATCCGGAAAGCATCGAGGAAGTGATCCTGGGCAACGCGAACGGCGCCGGCGAGGAGAACCGCAACGTGGCCCGGATGGCCACCCTGCTGGCAGGGCTGCCGCTCCACATTCCCGGAATCACCGTCAATCGGCTCTGCGCCTCGGGCCTCAGCGCCATCATCCAGGCCAGCCACATGATCAAGGCCGGCGCTGCGGACATCGTCATCGCCGGTGGGGTGGAATCCATGAGCCGCGCGCCCTGGGTCCAGGAAAAACCCACCGCCGCGTTCGCCAAGCCCGGCCAGATCTTCGACACTTCCATCGGCTGGCGCTTTACCAACCCCCACTTCCAGCACGGTGGCCTGGCCCGGGACGGGAAGATGACCTACTCCATGCCCGAAACGGCGGAGGAAGTGGCCCGGGTGGACAACATCTCCCGGGAAGACGCCGACGCTTTCGCCGTCCGTTCCCACCAGCTGGCCCTGGACGCCATCGAAGCCGGCCGCTTCAAGGATGAGATCGTGCCGGTCACGGTGAAGACCCGCAAATCCGAAACCGTGGTGGATACCGACGAAGGCCCCCGCCCGGGCACCAGTTTGGACGTGCTCGCGAAACT harbors:
- a CDS encoding DUF4229 domain-containing protein codes for the protein MAFLKYSLIRLAIFVPLFVLFTLLQVGVLMSVICAAVIAFAISYLFFQKQRDAAAAALQHRFSGKAKPLRSAGEVQDANAEDALLDANPDVTINNAKGSKNS
- a CDS encoding 1,4-dihydroxy-2-naphthoate polyprenyltransferase, encoding MATAAQWIQGARLRTLPAAIAPVLIGSAAAYEMDSFLLPNAILAALVALLLQVGVNFANDYSDGIRGTDDDRVGPLRLVGSGAAKPEHVKWAAFGTFALAMVFGLVLVFLTQAWWLILVGLGCVMAAWGYTGGKNPYGYMGLGDLFVFVFFGLVATLGTTYTQAGHINLSSVIGAIGTGLIATALLMANNVRDIPTDMQAGKKTLAVRLGDKHARESYVLMLAVAILLVVILAPARPWILIVLLLIPACLMPAWLMINGRKRKSLIPVLKQTGLINLGYSVLFSLGLVLSHGF
- a CDS encoding AMP-binding protein; the protein is MNSEASPTPAQRGPLNIEPALKALAAALHGEGPAVELSIGPDGALVVGHVETPGCDDAVAVVRTSGSTGTPKATLLTVESLAASSMATALRLKGEGQWLLALPVQFVAGIQVLVRSLFAGTRPWVMDMSGGFTPEAFTAAALELTDKIRFTSLVPTQLQRLLDDPSPDTLAVLRRFNAVLLGGAPAPPALLAAARDAGVRVVTTYGSAETSGGCVYDGYPLEGVSVRVAEDGRILLGGDTVAAGYIEAPDEETGTFFEEDGVRWYRTSDLGSIDDDGRLTVLGRADDVIITGGVKVSAGHVQEQLEKSDAVAAAFVAGVPSAEWGQAVAAYVALAPDGAAGQEPGDPAVVLQSQWQRQLGVLAPKTVLTAPALRMLPNGKPDRLAMTAELSALHAGK
- a CDS encoding 1,4-dihydroxy-2-naphthoyl-CoA synthase, with protein sequence MSNQIPAPVSDVFDPTRWRVVSGFEDFQDMTYHRQVERDSDGGWVRDLPTVRIAFNRPEVRNAFRPGTVDELYRAMDHARMTPDVATVLLTGNGPSPKDGGHSFCSGGDQRIRGRDGYRYVVQNTADGETQETIDPARAGRLHILEVQRLMRTMPKVVIAVVNGWAAGGGHSLHVVADLTIASRQHGRFKQTDATVGSFDAGYGSALLARQVGQKTAREIFFLAREYSAEDMVRMGAVNEAVDHGRLEEVALEYAADIARQSPQAIRMLKFAFNLADDGLAGQQVFAGEATRLAYMTDEAVEGKEAFLQKRDPDWSRFPHYF
- a CDS encoding VOC family protein → MGLNIQIVVDSARPHELADWWAETLQWAVEPQDEGFIRSMVEQGYATENQTVTHRGNLVWKDGAAIRPPEEIDSKAPERRILFQTAPEGKTVKNRVHWDVRLDGRDKDEVRRELEARGASFLWSARQGPHSWHTMADPEGNEFCIS
- a CDS encoding CPBP family intramembrane glutamic endopeptidase, which gives rise to MATAHRLPPAPQPQLYRFSPMDVATLCLYVAIAGFFAAAGDLVAPLLRQIAPSPAAASYAVNLLFYASVGILALLAARKVVVRDLKVLATRPWFTLLMVPAAVIAMMILTAVVVAANGQVQTSENQAGLQALMQQVPAWLMVPLLVVVGPFVEEYIFRHLLIGKLARRVNIWLCCALSVVLFAALHIVGQEAITLTALLPYLAMGATLVFVYMWTGRNVMFSYFVHAAKNLLAVILVYAIPPELFEQMQNVQA
- a CDS encoding amino acid permease; protein product: MPQSTPTDLKNSTAPSSAVDPSLSAEGYSKTLGRRHVTMIAMGGAIGVGLFMGAGGRLASTGPALIFSYAIAGVIAYLLMRALGELIMYRQTSGSFVSYAGEMFGKKGAFLSGWMYFINWAMTGIAELIAIGLYFQFFFPNVPVELSAIAALVLLVAVNLFSVKAFGEFEFWASCLKVAAIIIFLAVGTFMVVTNAKVGAGNASVNNLFAADGGMFPKGALVMILVLNAVIFAYNAIELVGITAGEMQNPEREVPKAIRAVVVRIVVFYVGSVTLLAMLLPSDQYKAGTSPFVTVFGQMGLGWMGDVMNMIVITAALSSCNSGLYSIGRIFRTMANNGHAPQWLTRMSTRHVPYAAILAIGAVYLVGILLNIWLGGSHAFDLALNTASIGVIFTWGSIFASQIALRKKKGNVSSLPMPGSPWTSWAGLIALFAITVLIGFDTMTSKDGEVFYLGLWTLATIPFFAVVLWLGWQKVKNNQPKSQLFS
- a CDS encoding dienelactone hydrolase family protein, with protein sequence MTYVDLSAASTAAGGSRSLHGYLAVPEGQGPFPGVVMIHEVFGLDDQTRRHADRLARAGYLTLALDLFSDGGRRRCLVGTMRAMAARTGRPFIDIATARTWLAESDLSTGRTGVIGFCMGGGFALLTARDGFDAASVNYGRLPGKGQQDLVDALRGSCPIVASYGGADRSLKGAAARLESALDQLGIEHAVKEHPGAGHAFLNDEELGPVLLRPLMRVMGVGPDPESAAEAWQRIEDFFALHLKDGTAP
- a CDS encoding DNA polymerase IV, translating into MNQPWVLHVDLDQFIAAVEVLRRPELAGKPVIVGGRGDPTERAVVSTASYEARAYGVGSGMPLRIAARKVPEAVILPVDHEAYLEASEKVMAVLHSQPGPTSRKTAVQVLGWDEAFVGVETADPEAFARQLQEAVLAETRLHCSIGIGDTLLRAKVATSFGKPAGVFRLTEGNWLEVMGDRPTVELWGVGSKISRRLATLGIKTVAELAAADPNDLVPEFGPRMGPWYAQLGRGDGSRVVDETPWVARGHSRETTFQRDLTDPEQVGEAVRELAARVLEDVAAEGRPVIGLTLKVRYAPFTTKTYARKIPETPDPAEVLARTLDLVAKIEPGRPIRLLGLRAEMTMPVDSRQGHTPTRSGW
- a CDS encoding CsbD family protein, whose amino-acid sequence is MGLGDKISNAAEDLGGKAKEAAGNATDNDRLKAEGQADQVKADAKKVGESVKDEFKRN
- a CDS encoding pentapeptide repeat-containing protein, yielding MDKTHGKAGAKVAPPRLSAVELQDLEDLPDPVFRRGDRYENVQFSRAAVDGLDLGGAVFTECRFDASSFHEAQLRGASFRDCILAEAYAPVFLGARSAWREVEFRNPRLGSAELYETGWQSVRIEGGKVDFLNLRGAKLSDVLISGCIINELDLGAASATRVKLEDCTVGSLDLTGAKLKDFDVRSTEFRKISGLGNLSGLVIDEHQLSLLAPLIAAHLGVKVL
- a CDS encoding thiolase family protein, whose protein sequence is MAATAGPQAFLVGGVRTPVGRYGGALSSVRPDDLAALVLREAVHGAGLDPESIEEVILGNANGAGEENRNVARMATLLAGLPLHIPGITVNRLCASGLSAIIQASHMIKAGAADIVIAGGVESMSRAPWVQEKPTAAFAKPGQIFDTSIGWRFTNPHFQHGGLARDGKMTYSMPETAEEVARVDNISREDADAFAVRSHQLALDAIEAGRFKDEIVPVTVKTRKSETVVDTDEGPRPGTSLDVLAKLKPVAHGGSVVTAGNSSSLNDGASAIIVASEAAIGRLGLTPRARIIDGASAGCEPEIMGIGPVPATQKVLKRSGLSVGDLSAVELNEAFATQSLACIRRLGLEPEIVNRDGGAIALGHPLGSSGSRIAITLLGRMEREDAKIGLATMCVGVGQGTAMLLEKV